A genome region from Triticum aestivum cultivar Chinese Spring chromosome 2B, IWGSC CS RefSeq v2.1, whole genome shotgun sequence includes the following:
- the LOC123044954 gene encoding uncharacterized protein yields MTNMVRWLFSTTRFTTFYFFLCIKFPLIYNWILLSICIFLFLCRFLLCLIPIFNLFISCFVGSSFLITLPPEIQDPQALAHLAGLNFYLSLYEQDPGWVTFIQNELNHNTPLEHILGRLKLFLMEEKLSSMRQDVIQEFVALYQRVGPYLPIEPYLVDEALRSYLDHIHATDSFTVLQASYQDLRENEGGSVFFRNVVSHNRDLLEAESSARRCLEVEQRIRWEEIPKSKASLERSEHEHALDLFKSEDLRRELEKKAG; encoded by the coding sequence ATGACAAATATGGTTCGATGGCTCTTCTCCACTACCCGCTTTACTACTTTCTATTTTTTCTTATGTATTAAGTTTCCCTTAATATATAATTGGATATTACTTTCGATTTGTATATTTTTATTCCTTTGTCGTTTTCTATTATGCCTAATACCTATTTTCAATCTTTTTATTTCGTGCTTCGTCGGCTCCTCCTTTCTGATCACTCTCCCACCGGAGATTCAAGACCCCCAGGCTCTAGCTCATTTAGCAGGGCTAAACTTCTATCTGAGTCTTTACGAGCAGGATCCGGGATGGGTTACGTTCATTCAGAACGAGCTTAATCACAATACCCCCCTGGAACACATACTTGGGCGGCTTAAGCTCTTCCTAATGGAAGAAAAGCTCTCTTCTATGCGACAAGATGTCATTCAGGAATTTGTGGCGCTTTATCAAAGAGTAGGGCCTTATCTACCGATCGAGCCCTACTTGGTCGATGAAGCGCTTCGTTCCTATCTGGACCATATTCACGCAACTGATTCTTTCACTGTTCTCCAAGCGTCTTATCAAGATCTGCGGGAGAATGAGGGAGGATCTGTTTTCTTTCGAAATGTTGTTTCCCACAACCGGGATCTCCTTGAGGCGGAAAGCTCCGCAAGGAGGTGCCTCGAAGTGGAACAGAGGATCCGGTGGGAAGAAATCCCCAAGAGCAAGGCAAGTCTCGAAAGATCTGAGCACGAGCATGCTCTCGACTTGTTTAAGTCGGAGGATCTTAGAAGGGAATTAGAAAAAAAAGCGGGGTAG